From the Conger conger chromosome 14, fConCon1.1, whole genome shotgun sequence genome, one window contains:
- the LOC133109560 gene encoding myosin heavy chain, fast skeletal muscle-like isoform X2 yields the protein MSTDAEMEVFGPAAIYLRKPERERIEAQNTPFDAKTAYFVFEPKEMYLKGKLTSREGGKATVETLEGKQKITVKEDDVHPMNPPKFDKIEDMAMMTHLNEPAVLYNLKERYAAWMIYTYSGLFCVTVNPYKWLPVYDSAVVEAYRGKKRIEAPPHIFSISDNAYQFMLTDRENQSILITGESGAGKTVNTKRVIQYFATIAVAGGKQKAEQTAGKMQGSLEDQIIAANPLLEAYGNAKTVRNDNSSRFGKFIRIHFGTTGKLASADIETYLLEKSRVTFQLSAERSYHIFYQLMTGHKPELLEALLITTNPYDYHMISQGEISVKSINDVEEFIATDTAIDILGFTGDEKMGIFKLTGACMHHGNMKFKQKQREEQAEPDGTEVADKISYLMGLNSADLLKCVCYPRVKVGNEFVTKGQTVSQVHNSVMALCKSVYEKMFLWMVFRINEMLDTKQQRNYFIGVLDIAGFEIFDFNTLEQLCINFTNEKLQQFFNHHMFVLEQEEYKKEGIEWTFIDFGMDLAACIELIEKPMGIFSILEEECMFPKASDTTFKNKLFDQHLGKSIAFQKPKPVKGKAEAHFSLVHYAGTVDYNINGWLDKNKDPLNDSVVQLYQKSSVKLLAHLYAAHAGADEASTKKAGKKKGGSFQTVSALFRENLGKLMTNLRSTHPHFVRCLIPNETKTPGLMENHLVIHQLRCNGVLEGIRICRKGFPSRILYGDFKQRYKVLNASVIPEGQFIDNKKASEKLLGSIDVDHTQYKFGHTKVFFKAGLLGLLEEMRDDKLAILVTMTQALCRGFLSRREFTKMMERRESIYSIQYNIRSFMNVKHWPWMKLYFKIKPLLRSAEAEKEMANMKEEFAKCKEDLAKALAKKKELEEKMVSLLQEKNDLQLAVASESEGLADAEERCEGLIKAKIQLESKLKETNERLEDEEEMNAELTAKKRKLEDECSELKKDIDDLELTLAKVEKEKHATENKVKNLTEEMASLDETIVKLSKEKKALQEAHQQTLDDLQSEEDKVNTLTKAKTKLEQQVDDLESSLEQEKKLRMDLERAKRKLEGDLKLAQETIMDLENDKQQSDEKIKKKDFEMSQLLGRIEDEQTMGVQLQKKIKELQARIEELEEEIEAERAARAKVEKQRADLSRELEEISERLEEAGGATSAQIEMNKKREAEFQKLRRDLEESTLQHEATAAALRKKQADSVAELGEQIDNLQRVKQKLEKEKSEYKMEIDDLSSNLEAVAKSKGNLEKMCRTLEDQLSELKSKNDEHLRQLNDTSAHKARLQTENGELGRQLEEKEALVSQLTRSKQAYTQQIEELKRHIEEEVKAKNALAHALQSARHDCDLLREQYEEEQEAKAELQRGMSKANSEVAQWRSKYETDAIQRTEELEEAKKKLAQRLQEAEESIEAVNSKCASLEKTKQRLQGEVEDLMIDVERANALAANLDKKQRNFDKVLAEWKQKFEEGQAELEGALKEARSLSTELFKMKNSYEEALDQLETLKRENKNLQQEISDLTEQIGENGKTIHELEKAKKTAEAEKSEIQAALEEAEATLEHEESKILRIQLELNQVKGEIDRKLAEKDEEMEQIKRNSQRVIEAMQTTLDAEVRSRNDALRIKKKMEGDLNEMEIQLSHANRQAAEAQKQLRNVQGQLKDAQLHLDDAIRGQEDMKEQVAMVERRNNLMLAEIEELRVALEQTERGRKVAEQELIDASERVGLLHSQNTSLINTKKKLEADLVQIQGEVDDTIQEARNAEEKAKKAITDAAMMAEELKKEQDTSAHLERMKKNLEVTVKDLQHRLDEAESLAMKGGKKQLQKLEARVRELEGEVETEQRRGAEAIKGVRKYERRVKELTYQTEEDKKNVHRLQDLVDKLQLKVKSYKRQAEESEEQANTHLSRYRKVQHEMEEAQERADIAESQVNKLRAKSRDIVKVKDIHE from the exons ATGAGTACGGACGCGGAGATGGAGGTCTTCGGGCCGGCGGCCATTTACCTCCGGAagcctgagagggagagaatcgAGGCCCAGAACACACCCTTTGATGCCAAAACGGCCTACTTTGTGTTTGAGCCCAAGGAGATGTACCTCAAGGGGAAACTCACTAGCAGAGAGGGGGGCAAAGCCACCGTTGAAACTCTGGAGGGGAAGCAA AAAATAACAGTCAAGGAGGATGATGTCCACCCAATGAATCCTCCCAAGTTTGACAAGATTGAGGACATGGCCATGATGACCCACCTTAATGAGCCCGCTGTGCTGTATAACCTCAAAGAGCGCTATGCAGCATGGATGATCTAC ACCTACTCTGGGCTGTTCTGCGTCACTGTGAATCCCTACAAGTGGCTCCCAGTGTACGATTCTGCTGTTGTGGAAGCATACAGAGGCAAAAAGAGAATTGAAGCACCACCCCACATCTTCTCCATCTCTGACAATGCCTATCAGTTCATGCTCACTG ATCGTGAGAATCAGTCCATCCTGATTAC TGGAGAATCTGGTGCAGGGAAGACTGTGAACACAAAACGTGTCATCCAGTACTTTGCGACAATCGCAGTGGCTGGAGgaaagcagaaagcagagcAAACAGCTGGCAAAATGCAG GGATCACTGGAGGATCAAATCATTGCAGCGAACCCCCTGCTGGAGGCTTATGGTAATGCCAAGACCGTGAGGAATGACAACTCCTCCCGTTTT GGAAAGTTCATCAGAATCCACTTTGGGACAACTGGAAAACTGGCTTCTGCTGATATTGAAACTT ATTTGCTGGAAAAGTCAAGAGTAACATTCCAGCTGTCAGCTGAGCGCAGCTACCACATCTTCTACCAGCTTATGACAGGCCACAAACCTGAACTGCTAG AGGCTCTTCTCATTACCACCAATCCATACGACTACCATATGATCAGCCAAGGAGAAATCTCTGTCAAAAGTATTAATGATGTGGAGGAGTTCATAGCCACAGAT ACTGCCATTGATATCTTGGGCTTCACTGGTGATGAGAAGATGGGGATCTTCAAGCTAACTGGTGCTTGTATGCATCATGGGAACATGAAGTTTAAGCAAAAGCAGCGTGAGGAGCAGGCTGAACCAGATGGCACTGAGG TGGCAGATAAAATTTCTTACCTCATGGGCCTGAACTCAGCTGACctgctgaaatgtgtgtgcTACCCGAGAGTGAAGGTCGGAAATGAGTTTGTGACCAAGGGGCAGACTGTATCACAG GTCCACAACTCTGTTATGGCTCTGTGCAAATCTGTCTATGAGAAAATGTTCTTGTGGATGGTCTTTCGAATCAATGAGATGTTGGACACAAAGCAACAAAGAAATTACTTCATTGGTGTCCTGGATATTGCTGGATTTGAAATTTTTGAT TTCAACACCTTGGAACAGCTGTGTATCAACTTCACCAATGAGAAACTGCAACAGTTTTTCAACCACCACATGTTTGTGCTGGAACAAGAGGAGTACAAGAAAGAGGGAATTGAATGGACATTCATTGACTTTGGTATGGACTTGGCTGCCTGCATTGAGCTTATTGAGAAG CCAATGGGCATCTTCTCCATCCTTGAAGAGGAGTGTATGTTCCCCAAGGCTTCCGACACAACCTTCAAGAACAAGCTCTTTGATCAACATCTTGGCAAATCTATTGCTTTCCAAAAGCCCAAACCTGTCAAAGGAAAGGCTGAGGCCCACTTCTCCCTGGTGCACTATGCTGGCACTGTGGACTACAACATCAACGGCTGGCTGGACAAGAACAAGGACCCTCTGAACGACTCTGTGGTACAGCTGTACCAGAAGTCCTCAGTCAAACTGCTGGCTCACCTGTATGCAGCCCACGCTGGTGCAGACG AGGCAAGCACCAAAAAGGCTGGCAAGAAGAAGGGTGGCTCCTTCCAGACTGTGTCTGCTCTGTTCAGG GAGAACTTGGGCAAGCTGATGACCAACCTGAGAAGCACACATCCTCACTTTGTGCGTTGCttgattccaaatgaaacaAAGACACCAG gtCTGATGGAGAATCACTTGGTTATCCACCAGCTGAGGTGTAATGGTGTGCTGGAAGGCATCAGAATCTGCAGAAAGGGCTTCCCCAGCAGAATCCTCTATGGTGACTTCAAGCAGAG atACAAAGTATTGAATGCCAGTGTCATCCCTGAGGGACAGTTCATTGACAACAAGAAAGCTTCTGAGAAGCTCCTGGGGTCCATTGATGTGGACCACACCCAGTACAAGTTTGGTCACACCAAG GTGTTCTTCAAGGCTGGTCTGCTGGGTCTCCTGGAGGAGATGCGAGATGATAAACTGGCAATCCTGGTGACCATGACTCAGGCCCTCTGCCGCGGCTTCCTCTCAAGAAGAGAATTTACCAAAATGATGGAAAGGAG AGAGTCCATTTACTCCATCCAATACAACATCCGCTCATTCATGAATGTGAAACACTGGCCATGGATGAAGCTCTACTTCAAGATCAAGCCACTTCTCAGGAGTGCAGAAGCTGAGAAGGAAATGGCCAACATGAAGGAAGAGTTTGCCAAGTGCAAAGAGGATCTGGCAAAGGCATTAGCCAAGAAGAAGGAACTTGAGGAGAAAATGGTCTCTCTGCTGCAGGAAAAGAATGACCTGCAGCTGGCTGTAGCATCT GAAAGTGAGGGCCTTGCTGATGCTGAGGAAAGATGTGAGGGACTCATCAAAGCGAAGATCCAGCTTGAATCAAAGCTGAAAGAGACTAATGAGAGactggaggatgaggaggaaatGAATGCTGAGCTCACTGCCAAGAAGAGGAAACTGGAGGATGAATGCTCTGAGCTGAAGAAAGACATCGATGACTTAGAGCTCACCTTGGCCAAAGTGGAGAAGGAGAAACATGCCACAGAAAACAAG GTGAAAAACCTGACTGAAGAGATGGCCTCTCTGGATGAGACCATTGTCAAGTTGTCAAAAGAGAAGAAAGCCCTCCAAGAGGCACACCAGCAGACCCTGGATGATCTCCAGTCAGAGGAGGACAAAGTCAACACTCTGACCAAAGCAAAGACCAAGCTTGAGCAGCAAGTGGATGAT TTGGAAAGCTCTCTGGAACAAGAGAAGAAACTTCGCATGGACCTTGAGAGAGCCAAGAGAAAGCTTGAAGGTGATCTGAAACTGGCGCAGGAAACCATAATGGATCTGGAGAATGACAAGCAGCAGTCAGATGAAAAGATCAAGAA aaaggaCTTTGAGATGAGCCAGCTTCTTGGCAGGATTGAAGATGAACAAACTATGGGAGTTCAGCTTcaaaaaaagattaaagaacTCCAG GCTCGTATTGAGGAGTTGGAGGAAGAAATCGAGGCTGAGCGTGCTGCTCGGGCCAAGGTTGAGAAGCAGAGGGCTGATCTCTCCAGGGAACTTGAGGAGATCAGTGAGAGGCTAGAAGAAGCGGGTGGTGCCACATCTGCTCAGATTGAGATGAACAAGAAGCGTGAAGCTGAGTTCCAGAAGCTGCGCCGTGATCTTGAAGAGTCCACCCTGCAACATGAAGCCACCGCTGCCGCCCTCCGCAAGAAGCAGGCCGACAGCGTGGCAGAGCTGGGAGAACAAATCGACAACCTTCAGCGCGTCAAGCAGaaactggagaaggagaagagtgaATACAAAATGGAGATTGATGACCTCTCCAGTAACTTGGAGGCTGTTGCCAAGTCAAAG GGCAACCTTGAGAAAATGTGCCGTACCCTTGAAGACCAACTCAGCGAACTGAAATCCAAGAACGATGAGCATTTACGCCAACTGAACGACACAAGTGCACATAAAGCAAGACTTCAAACTGAAAATG GTGAATTGGGTCGCCAGTTAGAGGAGAAAGAAGCTCTTGTTTCCCAGCTGACAAGAAGCAAACAAGCCTACACACAGCAGATTGAGGAGCTCAAGAGGCACATTGAAGAGGAAGTCAAG GCCAAGAATGCCCTGGCCCACGCTTTGCAGTCAGCCCGCCATGACTGTGACCTGCTGAGGGAGCAGtatgaggaggagcaggaggccaaGGCTGAGCTGCAGCGTGGAATGTCCAAGGCCAACAGTGAGGTGGCTCAGTGGAGATCCAAATATGAGACTGATGCCATCCAGCGCactgaggagctggaggaggccaa GAAGAAGCTTGCACAGCGTCTTCAGGAGGCAGAGGAGTCCATTGAGGCTGTCAACTCCAAGTGTGCCTCTCTGGAGAAGACCAAGCAGAGGCTGCAGGGTGAAGTGGAGGATCTCATGATTGATGTGGAGAGAGCAAATGCCCTGGCTGCCAACCTTGACAAGAAACAGAGGAACTTCGATAAG GTTCTGGCAGAATGGAAACAGAAGTTTGAGGAAGGCCAGGCCGAGTTGGAGGGAGCACTGAAAGAGGCCCGTTCTCTTAGCACTGAGCTCTTCAAGATGAAGAACTCCTATGAAGAGGCTCTGGACCAACTGGAGACACtgaagagagagaacaagaatCTGCAGC AGGAGATTTCCGACCTGACCGAACAGATTGGAGAAAATGGAAAGACCATTCATGAGCTAGAGAAGGCAAAGAAGACTGCAGAGGCTGAGAAATCAGAAATCCAGGCTGCCCTTGAGGAAGCAGAG GCAACACTGGAGCATGAAGAGTCCAAGATTCTCAGGATACAGCTCGAGCTCAATCAGGTCAAGGGTGAAATTGACAGGAAGTTAGcggagaaggatgaggagatgGAGCAGATCAAGAGGAACAGCCAGAGGGTGATTGAGGCCATGCAGACCACCCTTGATGCTGAGGTGAGGAGCAGGAATGATGCCCTGAGAATCAAGAAGAAGATGGAGGGAGACCTCAATGAGATGGAGATTCAGCTGAGCCATGCCAACCGCCAGGCAGCTGAAGCCCAGAAGCAACTGAGGAATGTCCAAGGACAGCTCAAG GATGCCCAACTGCACCTTGATGATGCGATCAGAGGACAGGAGGACATGAAGGAACAGGTTGCCATGGTGGAGCGCAGGAACAACCTGATGCTGGCTGAGATTGAAGAACTGAGGGTTGCTCtggaacagacagagaggggccgCAAAGTGGCCGAGCAGGAGCTGATCGATGCAAGTGAGCGCGTGGGACTGCTGCACTCCCAA AATACCAGCCTTATCAACACCAAGAAGAAGCTGGAAGCTGACCTTGTGCAGATTCAAGGTGAAGTTGATGACACCATCCAAGAAGCAAGAAATGCTGAGGAGAAAGCTAAGAAGGCAATCACAGAT GCTGCCATGATGGCAgaggagctgaagaaggagcAGGACACCAGCGCTCATCTGGAGAGGATGAAGAAGAACCTGGAGGTCACTGTCAAGGACCTGCAGCACCGTCTGGATGAGGCTGAGAGTCTGGCCATGAAGGGTGGAAAGAAACAGCTCCAGAAACTGGAAGCCAGG GTACGCGAGCTGGAAGGTGAAGTTGAGACTGAACAGAGACGTGGAGCCGAAGCCATCAAAGGTGTCCGTAAATATGAGAGGAGAGTCAAGGAGCTCACCTACCAG ACTGAGGAGGACAAGAAGAACGTCCACAGACTGCAGGACCTGGTGGACAAACTGCAGCTCAAAGTGAAGTCCTACAAGAGGCAGGCTGAGGAATCC GAGGAACAAGCCAACACCCACCTGTCCAGGTACAGGAAGGTGCAGCACGAGATGGAGGAAGCGCAGGAGCGTGCCGACATCGCTGAGTCCCAGGTCAACAAGCTGAGAGCCAAGAGCCGTGACATTGTCAAG GTGAAAGACATTCACGAGTGA